A portion of the Echeneis naucrates chromosome 5, fEcheNa1.1, whole genome shotgun sequence genome contains these proteins:
- the mitfa gene encoding melanocyte inducing transcription factor a isoform X3 — protein MLEMLEYSHYQVQSHLENSTKYHIQQAQRQQVRQYLSTTLGGKAGSPCPSQPPEHGMPPGHGSSAPNSPMALLTLSSNCEKEMDDVIDDIISLESSYNEDVLGLMDPGLQMNNPVPVSGSLLDMYGNQGLPMPGLAISNSCPPNIKREYTEAEVRALAKERQKKDNHNLIERRRRFNINDRIKELGTLIPKSNDPDMRWNKGTILKASVDYIRKLQREQQRAKELECRQRKLEHANRHLMLRIQELEIQARAHGLTVVSSPSLCTSELMARAIKQEPVLGDCPSELYQHSSAPDMSPPTTLDLNNGTITFDQIPADSGDAGPFGNSRNCKMKELVRDNTLSSISPSDAMLSSMSPDLSNNISSHHSSSSSMEEKDHGC, from the exons ATGTTGGAGATGCTTGAATACAGCCACTATCAG GTGCAGTCGCACCTGGAGAATTCCACCAAGTACCACATCCAGCAGGCTCAGAGGCAGCAGGTGAGGCAATACCTGTCCACCACCCTAGGTGGCAAAGCTGGCAGCCCGTGTCCCAGCCAGCCCCCTGAGCACGGCATGCCACCCGGGCATGGTAGCAGTGCCCCCAACAGTCCCATGGCTCTGCTCACCCTGAGCTCCAACTGTGAAAAAGAA ATGGATGATGTCATTGATGATATTATTAGCTTGGAGTCAAGTTACAATGAAGATGTTCTTGGACTCATGGACCCTGGACTTCAAATGAACAACCCG GTCCCTGTGTCTGGTAGTCTTCTTGACATGTATGGAAACCAAGGACTCCCGATGCCGGGCCTGGCCATCAGTAACTCCTGTCCACCCAACATTAAAAGGGAATACACAG AAGCTGAAGTCCGAGCTCTTgctaaagaaagacaaaaaaaggacaatCACAACTTAA TTGAACGGAGACGGAGATTCAATATCAACGATCGCATCAAAGAGCTAGGAACTTTGATACCCAAGTCAAATGACCc AGACATGCGCTGGAATAAGGGCACCATTCTGAAGGCCTCAGTGGACTATATCAGGAAGCTTCAGCGGGAGCAGCAGAGAGCCAAGGAGCTTGAGTGCAGACAGAGGAAGTTGGAGCACGCAAACCGCCACTTGATGCTTCGTATACAG GAATTGGAGATCCAGGCCCGGGCTCATGGTCTCACAGTGGTGTCATCCCCATCTCTCTGCACTTCAGAGTTGATGGCACGAGCCATTAAACAAGAGCCGGTCCTCGGCGACTGCCCCTCAGAGCTCTACCAGCATAGCTCAGCCCCTGACATGTCCCCACCAACCACACTGGACCTCAACAACGGCACTATAACCTTTGACCAGATTCCTGCAGATTCTGGGGATGCTGGCCCCTTTGGAAACTCCAGGAACTGTAAAATGAAGGAGTTGGTAAGGGACAACACCCTGTCGTCAATTTCCCCAAGTGATGCTATGCTGTCCTCAATGTCGCCGGATCTCTCcaacaacatcagcagccaCCACAGTTCCAGCTCTAGTATGGAGGAGAAGGACCACGGCTGTTAG
- the mitfa gene encoding melanocyte inducing transcription factor a isoform X1: MLEMLEYSHYQVQSHLENSTKYHIQQAQRQQVRQYLSTTLGGKAGSPCPSQPPEHGMPPGHGSSAPNSPMALLTLSSNCEKEMDDVIDDIISLESSYNEDVLGLMDPGLQMNNPVPVSGSLLDMYGNQGLPMPGLAISNSCPPNIKREYTVTPAPGMKQVLDKPGPCGQYENYQRPEGFPVEAEVRALAKERQKKDNHNLIERRRRFNINDRIKELGTLIPKSNDPDMRWNKGTILKASVDYIRKLQREQQRAKELECRQRKLEHANRHLMLRIQELEIQARAHGLTVVSSPSLCTSELMARAIKQEPVLGDCPSELYQHSSAPDMSPPTTLDLNNGTITFDQIPADSGDAGPFGNSRNCKMKELVRDNTLSSISPSDAMLSSMSPDLSNNISSHHSSSSSMEEKDHGC, translated from the exons ATGTTGGAGATGCTTGAATACAGCCACTATCAG GTGCAGTCGCACCTGGAGAATTCCACCAAGTACCACATCCAGCAGGCTCAGAGGCAGCAGGTGAGGCAATACCTGTCCACCACCCTAGGTGGCAAAGCTGGCAGCCCGTGTCCCAGCCAGCCCCCTGAGCACGGCATGCCACCCGGGCATGGTAGCAGTGCCCCCAACAGTCCCATGGCTCTGCTCACCCTGAGCTCCAACTGTGAAAAAGAA ATGGATGATGTCATTGATGATATTATTAGCTTGGAGTCAAGTTACAATGAAGATGTTCTTGGACTCATGGACCCTGGACTTCAAATGAACAACCCG GTCCCTGTGTCTGGTAGTCTTCTTGACATGTATGGAAACCAAGGACTCCCGATGCCGGGCCTGGCCATCAGTAACTCCTGTCCACCCAACATTAAAAGGGAATACACAG TTACTCCAGCTCCTGGCATGAAGCAAGTACTGGACAAGCCTGGACCCTGTGGCCAGTATGAAAACTATCAAAGGCCAGAGGGCTTTCCAGTAG AAGCTGAAGTCCGAGCTCTTgctaaagaaagacaaaaaaaggacaatCACAACTTAA TTGAACGGAGACGGAGATTCAATATCAACGATCGCATCAAAGAGCTAGGAACTTTGATACCCAAGTCAAATGACCc AGACATGCGCTGGAATAAGGGCACCATTCTGAAGGCCTCAGTGGACTATATCAGGAAGCTTCAGCGGGAGCAGCAGAGAGCCAAGGAGCTTGAGTGCAGACAGAGGAAGTTGGAGCACGCAAACCGCCACTTGATGCTTCGTATACAG GAATTGGAGATCCAGGCCCGGGCTCATGGTCTCACAGTGGTGTCATCCCCATCTCTCTGCACTTCAGAGTTGATGGCACGAGCCATTAAACAAGAGCCGGTCCTCGGCGACTGCCCCTCAGAGCTCTACCAGCATAGCTCAGCCCCTGACATGTCCCCACCAACCACACTGGACCTCAACAACGGCACTATAACCTTTGACCAGATTCCTGCAGATTCTGGGGATGCTGGCCCCTTTGGAAACTCCAGGAACTGTAAAATGAAGGAGTTGGTAAGGGACAACACCCTGTCGTCAATTTCCCCAAGTGATGCTATGCTGTCCTCAATGTCGCCGGATCTCTCcaacaacatcagcagccaCCACAGTTCCAGCTCTAGTATGGAGGAGAAGGACCACGGCTGTTAG
- the mitfa gene encoding melanocyte inducing transcription factor a isoform X2 produces the protein MLEMLEYSHYQVQSHLENSTKYHIQQAQRQQVRQYLSTTLGGKAGSPCPSQPPEHGMPPGHGSSAPNSPMALLTLSSNCEKEMDDVIDDIISLESSYNEDVLGLMDPGLQMNNPVPVSGSLLDMYGNQGLPMPGLAISNSCPPNIKREYTAPGMKQVLDKPGPCGQYENYQRPEGFPVEAEVRALAKERQKKDNHNLIERRRRFNINDRIKELGTLIPKSNDPDMRWNKGTILKASVDYIRKLQREQQRAKELECRQRKLEHANRHLMLRIQELEIQARAHGLTVVSSPSLCTSELMARAIKQEPVLGDCPSELYQHSSAPDMSPPTTLDLNNGTITFDQIPADSGDAGPFGNSRNCKMKELVRDNTLSSISPSDAMLSSMSPDLSNNISSHHSSSSSMEEKDHGC, from the exons ATGTTGGAGATGCTTGAATACAGCCACTATCAG GTGCAGTCGCACCTGGAGAATTCCACCAAGTACCACATCCAGCAGGCTCAGAGGCAGCAGGTGAGGCAATACCTGTCCACCACCCTAGGTGGCAAAGCTGGCAGCCCGTGTCCCAGCCAGCCCCCTGAGCACGGCATGCCACCCGGGCATGGTAGCAGTGCCCCCAACAGTCCCATGGCTCTGCTCACCCTGAGCTCCAACTGTGAAAAAGAA ATGGATGATGTCATTGATGATATTATTAGCTTGGAGTCAAGTTACAATGAAGATGTTCTTGGACTCATGGACCCTGGACTTCAAATGAACAACCCG GTCCCTGTGTCTGGTAGTCTTCTTGACATGTATGGAAACCAAGGACTCCCGATGCCGGGCCTGGCCATCAGTAACTCCTGTCCACCCAACATTAAAAGGGAATACACAG CTCCTGGCATGAAGCAAGTACTGGACAAGCCTGGACCCTGTGGCCAGTATGAAAACTATCAAAGGCCAGAGGGCTTTCCAGTAG AAGCTGAAGTCCGAGCTCTTgctaaagaaagacaaaaaaaggacaatCACAACTTAA TTGAACGGAGACGGAGATTCAATATCAACGATCGCATCAAAGAGCTAGGAACTTTGATACCCAAGTCAAATGACCc AGACATGCGCTGGAATAAGGGCACCATTCTGAAGGCCTCAGTGGACTATATCAGGAAGCTTCAGCGGGAGCAGCAGAGAGCCAAGGAGCTTGAGTGCAGACAGAGGAAGTTGGAGCACGCAAACCGCCACTTGATGCTTCGTATACAG GAATTGGAGATCCAGGCCCGGGCTCATGGTCTCACAGTGGTGTCATCCCCATCTCTCTGCACTTCAGAGTTGATGGCACGAGCCATTAAACAAGAGCCGGTCCTCGGCGACTGCCCCTCAGAGCTCTACCAGCATAGCTCAGCCCCTGACATGTCCCCACCAACCACACTGGACCTCAACAACGGCACTATAACCTTTGACCAGATTCCTGCAGATTCTGGGGATGCTGGCCCCTTTGGAAACTCCAGGAACTGTAAAATGAAGGAGTTGGTAAGGGACAACACCCTGTCGTCAATTTCCCCAAGTGATGCTATGCTGTCCTCAATGTCGCCGGATCTCTCcaacaacatcagcagccaCCACAGTTCCAGCTCTAGTATGGAGGAGAAGGACCACGGCTGTTAG